In Ascaphus truei isolate aAscTru1 chromosome 2, aAscTru1.hap1, whole genome shotgun sequence, the genomic stretch catagttgaaagtttggaaacaacacagtcttcagcatacatacaatagtaattagataatctgaagtcaacaaaacaaggccaaagacatattttctgaattataacatttattttttttgttccttttgcgagcgagtaacaggcctgcttgttgtctcttgaattttcctttttcttttgccaccaactttaggcacaacagagccactttgagtggcctctggcacttcacgggcagggcttgtggccagtgactgttcacctacggggcttgtggccagtgactcacctacagggcttgtggccagtgactcacctacagggcttttgggcagtgattcacctacagggcttttgggcagcgattcacctacagggcttttggccagtgactcacctacagggcttttgggcagcgattcacctacagggcttttgggcagcgattcacctacagggcttttgggcagcgactcacctacagggcttttgggcagcgattcacctacagggcttttgggtagtgactgttcacggacagggcttgtgcccagtgacacatgtgagcaagttggtagacactgcacaagtgatggttggtctgtttcatgtgtgtcttgttttgtttttgtcgcctcctttgtaggtgtctgctgctgaatttgtacagatggcagcggtaggatgtcatcaggaacctgcacagcaatgtctgctacttgaccggtaacatttgggcctggtgaatgaatatcagatgaatgtggtgaaaactgacctgcatgaacagatcctggctgggaggtgttgaattgtggtacattagtcattctccagtaat encodes the following:
- the LOC142483481 gene encoding uncharacterized protein LOC142483481: MLLLYIVAPGGHVSPEMEQVSSPGSASSTLLEEHHGDEDDEYDEDDATEETEIQSCDHEEVPIETVVPPNRPSTSTYDAIVASEGKIVDAENRRHSDMMTVLERMIGLQEETVSQLAHLHRVFIEVPKQLQKINTSFEALVVQQTQANYWRMTNVPQFNTSQPGSVHAGQFSPHSSDIHSPGPNVTGQVADIAVQVPDDILPLPSVQIQQQTPTKEATKTKQDTHETDQPSLVQCLPTCSHVSLGTSPVREQSLPKSPVGESLPKSPVGESLPKSPVGESLPKSPVGESLPKSPVGESLAKSPVGESLPKSPVGESLPKSPVGESLATSPVGESLATSPVGEQSLATSPAREVPEATQSGSVVPKVGGKRKRKIQETTSRPVTRSQKEQKK